The following nucleotide sequence is from Synchiropus splendidus isolate RoL2022-P1 chromosome 1, RoL_Sspl_1.0, whole genome shotgun sequence.
CAAAGTCACATAAAAGTGACATAAAACCACCACTGTCGTCATGAACGGCATTTGGTAATGGCTGATGGCTTTTGATGTCAACACATTAACTACCTGCTCTTGTAAATTTGCGACCAACACAGATAAGAATGTGGAACAACCTGAAGTCTGCTCCCTCCAACACCCACAATGGCTGTTCAGGTCACATGTCGGACCCATTCAGCCCAGCCCTGAGCTGTGCCTTTAAACTTTCATTGGAATGGATCACTGAATAGAAATGGGAGCGATCTTCCTGGAACACTAAATAGCAAATAGTCGAACAGTGACTGTTTGTTTATGTGACTCATGTTCAGTCCAAAGTAGCGTCTCTCTCttgtcaacaggaagtgatccAGCCTTACGTTTGAAGCCCAAAATAATCCAACAATTGTGAGCAAAAACACCGCAGCTGAAAAGGGATCTCTCATacctaaaatgaaacaaaaaacaagctaATAATACTAAGTTTGTCTGGAAACGTGCGCTGGTTTAAGAACATTCTCTGTTACTGCAGAGCATAGACCTTCCTGCAGCCAATAATTTCACATTTGTGTTTGCGTTGTCATTAACCACACATTATAGTGGTGTGGTTTATatgtttcttttctgttctttttgtgCAATAAAGCCCAAGAAGAAGACACTTTGAGAAGCCGAACTCGGGGTGGGCAGACGTGGCATCAAGCAGTCCGGCTTGGAGTACTACCTGTGCTGTGCAAGCAAATAGATAAGAATTTAATCAAATATTGGcgtgaaaaaaacatgcaaaagtgaggagattttaaaatgcaatttGCATCCATTTATGCTAAAATCTCATAAATGGAAATATCGAAGAAGCCGTCATCAAAGCTGTGACTGGAGTGGTTGTTGTATGGGCAGCTGTGTTCCAGTTTCAATTTGAATAGTAAAATTCCATTCCAaattctgaaaatgtatttgcctGTTTTTagttctaataataataaaatctaaGAAGACAAATGTGTATCAACTGTTACTAACTGTGACATTTTAGACTGCTGCcattttcatcctttttttggTTACTTTATGCAATTCATGTGAGTGTTATCTTCTTTTAATGAAAACTGTCCTTGCTACTGCTCTCGATAAGGATTTTTGGACTGTGACAAATGTGCTTACTAATATATCCTCTTGATTTTAAGGATCAAATGACACAAATACCTGAAGTCAGTTTATTGGAGGAAAAGGTCACCAGAAGGAGGAACAAGGAACTGAACTTTCCTGACAGCAGCATCACCTGGTCAGCGTGAAGGCGAGgctcctgcttcctcctcctgcacgtATATAACAACACAACCTCATCcctccacacttcatctgctTGGGCTGCCTTCACACACGGGTACGAACCATCGCTCTTCCTCTAATGATTCCTTCTCTGAAAGAGTTTTTTTTGATTGACTGTCTTTTAATGTGTTTCAGAGATGCATCTTTCTGTTCTGATACTGGGCATTTGCCTGGTTGCTGCTCACGCCAGTCCGACAGGTACGGTGCTACTATTATTATCTGTTCACCACATGAACGTGACTGTCATGAGCTGCTTGTAAATGTAGTTTTTGAGACGTTCTTGAAATCTCATTGCGAAGGTCTTAGATGtcccaaaatgaaaataatttttgGGGTTggaaggatgaaaaaaaacaaaaatcattcatttcaaacagctattttttgattatttattatttatttgaatagatGACAATTgacgttaaaaaaaatcatgtcaaCTGTTTTCCAgagcatcatggcaggtctctgGTCCAACGCTGTTTCGAAGAGGCCAAGAAACTGGTGGATGACGCTTACACATATTCCAGGGCTGAGTGAGTCTTAACAACATCCAGATagaaatcacaaaatcaaacctTACTTTTCGGCGCAGGAGTCTCAGACGAGTCCGCAAAAATGTCGTGGCACCTCATGACGTCCTCCGATTCATGAAGCAGCCACGTGGAGACACTCGCTCGGCGGTGAGAGCTGCAGACTACATGGAACACACCCTGCgactgctgcagcagagactGCACCGCATTAACAAACGCTCTCTCAATACCACAGGTGAGATGATTCACTTCAGCTGTGGGCGAACAAAAGTTCAattcttcatatttcatgttcCAGACTTGATGACCCCAGAAGACCTCTTGAGGCTGGCCAAATTGACCGGGTGTGCTGCTCGAATCAGAGATCCTCCGTGTCGCGCCACACAGAACATCGACAAGTATCGCACCATCACCAGCGTCTGCAACAATCTGTGAGTGACAACGTGATCGAATCTTGATCAGAGAGGATTTTGCGTTGCCGTTAAAGTGCTGGTGAAATGAACATGACATTAAAAAAGCAGTTTGATTTCAATTATTACTGTTCACCAATgaagtattttggaaaaaatggGATACAAATCTCTGCATCTTGAAGCTTTCCTCATGTTATTGTTGCATTCAGTCATTCAGTTCAATtcgatatgttttttttttcttaaactgtaaaagtgtttttttaccACTTGCAAATCTGTCAGGTTTCAGAGAGAACACTTTAGAAACCGGAGATTAGCTCACCCCTGACATTTCTCAACATTGTTTCTCAACGCCGTGAACAGGCAGAACCCTCGCCTCGGCGCCTCCAACACACCCTTCGCCCGCTGGCTTCCTGCTGAGTATGACGACAACATCTCCATCCCCAAAGGGTTCACCAGAATCAAACCGATCAACAACTTCCTGCTGCCCCTGGTACCTATGACAGTCACTGTATTCAAACAAAGCAACTATTTTGCTGAACAACATCCATTCTCAGGTGCGCCAAGTGTCCAACAACATCCTGAGCACAACAGATCAGGGCGTGGAAAGCGACAATGAATTCAGTCACATGGTCACTTTCTTTGGCCAGTGGAATGACCATGACCTGTCCTTCACCCCCTTCTCACCGAGCATCCGCTCCTTCAGCAACGGGGTGAACTGCGACGAGAGCTGCGAGCGCACTGAGCCCTGCATCCCCATCGAGGTCCATAAACAACActtgtgttgatgttttttttttttttttatcaaatatcTATTTGAGTGTGAGGTTTGCTGTTCACTTCTCACTGAGGTGTCACAAAATGCTCGTCCTCTGTGCACAGATCCCACCTGGTGACCCCCGCGGACCTCCCGGCCCCGACAACTGCATCCCCGCCTTCAGATCCGCACCAGTGTGTGGGACTGGATTCTCAGCCTACAACTTTGGCGGGGAACCCGCAGTGAGGGAGCAGATAAACGCCCTGACCTCCTTCCTGGATCTCAGCCAAGTGTACGGCTCCGAGGAGAAGCTGGCCCTCAGTCTCCGAAACCTTTCTAGCGATGGCGGCCTGATGCTGGTCAACTCTGAGTTCAGGGACAACGGACGAGAGCTGCTGCCCTTCCACCCACTTCAGGTCAACATGTGCGCCACTCGAGGGAGAATCACCAAAGACACCGACGCCAGGGAGGTCCCCTGTTTCATCGCCGGTCAGTTTCCTCAGACAATGTTCCACTGACAAGTGTACTTTCATACAGGCTGCTTTTCAGCATATTTCAATTAGGCACACAGAGAAAGGATTAAAAAGTCCcagattcatttatatttacatgaaaaccatcatgaatcacaactgaagcaatgaatgaatgaacatccTCTCTCACAGGTGACTCACGAGTGGACGAGAACTTTGCTCTGACCTCCATTCACACTCTCTTCTTGCGGGAGCATAACCGCTTGGCACGTCAACTCAAGAGGTTGAACCCAGACTGGGAAAGTGAGACGCTCTACCAGGAGACCCGGAAGATCATGGGAGCTTACACACAGGTGGGACGCTTTTCACCGCGCACCTAAGTCATTGCTCGCCTTTATGATCAATCATCTGAGAAACTACAGTCTGTTTGCACCAATCTGTTCCTACAACAACCCGGGTGGATGACGGCAAAGGGAGTGGGATGATGTTTCAATAGGCAACTGAAGCAAAATTATTTGGAAAGGACTGTCATGAAATACTCCACACATTTGACTCTAATGCTGATAGTCCTCAACAAATGATGACCGCTATTTCCATACAAAATATTTGCATCAATATCTCCATGAGCTAAAGAAAATGAATCATGTCATCTAAATGCACATTCACTCTTAGTGAAGAATTGAGCATTTGAGGAAGTGCATGTAAACACCGACACACTCAACTTTTGTCCTGCTCACACAGCTTCAAGATTTGCCAGGAACCACTCAGAAATACTACAAATTCACAATTTATTAGATGGAAATGACTGGATGTTAtggatttgtctgttttttctgAAGTGTAGTCCCTGCTTCTATGTCCTACTGCTTTTAGTGGGTGTTTGATCGCGCAAGTTCTTGGTGTTTGACTAAAAAAGAGAGGTGAACATTGTACAAAAAAAGTGTTCAGGGTTAGTTGGAAATAACTTTATGTGATTTTGGTTGGCTAATAGATggagactacccatctcaaagactgagcgccacaagaggtcctttcttccagtGGCAagaaaactgtacaattcatccctgtaaAATTAACCGTGAAAGACttttttatcatatatatattttttaactgtttttatttcacatatCCCGCGTCTATGTCCCCCTTTATGTGCACTGTGTGCATagccttcttttcctctttcctaCTCTGTTTGTTAAAAAGAGAAGTTGTTTACAGAGCATGTTGAGCGACGAACGAAATTTTCCTCAGGATTAATtgagtttttttctgattctgtaGGTTCATTTAGTTGCAAGAGCTTCAACCTTTGCGTTTGTCactttgtgtgttttgaaggttttcCCATCTTGTTTCTGCCAACTGCCCTCTTCTTCGCAACTTTCTGTTTCCGGACCTCTGTCCGCTGCTGCCCCCTCCTGTCCGTTTGCGCTCACTGCACTTTGAATACTACTAGCGTGAGTTATATACAGTGACATCAGGTAAAACAATGGATGTTAACGACTGCGTGTTAAACTCTGAAACATCAACGCCAGCCAAAGAGTCGAAGACGAATTTTTGGACCTGCGCGTCGTCTCCATTTTGACGAGTCTCCCGTCTCCTTCGCAGGTGTTTGTGTTCCGCGACTACCTGCCCCACATCGTGGGCAACGTTGCGATGAGGAGGCATCTTGGTCGTTATCCTGGCTATGACCCGACAGTCAACCCGAGCATTTCCAACGTGTTCGCGACCGCGGCTTACCGCTTCGCCCACTTGGCCATCCAACCGATGCTGTCTCGCTTGGACCAAGACTTCAAAGAACATCCCCAGTTCTCCAACGTGCCCTTGTTCATGGCCTTCTTCACTCCCTGGCGCATCGTCTTTGAAGGTGAGAGACGAGCATcatcgttgttgttgttattttcgaCCGTTATTGcacgttgttccaaagcactttccgagttggtgggatcctgacTGACTGTAATTCGTTTGCTAAAGTTGAATCAATCCCCATGTTGATCTTCTTTTCCAGGTGGTGTGGACCCGGTGCTCAGAGGTTTGATCGGCAGTCCTGCTAAACTCAACACTCAGGATCACATGCTGGTGGAAGCGCTCAGGAACAGGCTCTTCCAGTTCGTGCAGCACATCACTCTGGATCTGGGGTCCCTGAACATGCAGAGAGGCAGAGACCACGGCTTGCCTGGTGCGTCCTCCTGCAGTCCGTCATTGCACCATCTCAATCGGTTTTACATTCATTCTCGCACAGAGGTCGCAGTCTGGAACATCTATTAGCAATGCAAAGAAAGAATGTGCatattctgaaccaaactgaccGTCATCTGTCAATAGTCACTCTGAACTGCATGTGTTTCTTAGGCTACAATGCCTGGCGCAAGTTCTGCGGCTTGTCGCAGCCGAAGAATCAGGAGCAGCTCGGTCAGGTCCTGAACAACTCCGACTTGGCTCGCAGGCTTCTTGACCTGTATGGGACCCCCGACAACATCGACGTCTGGCTCGGAGGTGTGGCCGAGCCCTTTGTGGATGGAGGACGTGTCGGGCCCCTGTTCGCCTGCCTCATCGCAAACCAGTTCAAGAAAATACGTCAAGGAGACAGGTGAGTGCGTCTGAGTGGTGAGCAGATGGCCACGTTAGAGGTCCGGAGCTGCTGGATCAATAAATGTTCGGTCGGACAGCTGCTTGACAGTATGTGATTGTGAAGTTAAATCTCGGAACTAGAGTGCAGGCAACAAACTTTTACTCCGACTCTAAATGCAATGATGAGCTCACTCGAACCACGATGGAATAGAACTTCCCCTCAGCCTGTTCATGGACTGCTTGTCCCTCTTCCCCccggcaggaggctacggtcagtccagaccagaacctcccgtcacagacACAGCTTTTTCCCCTCGATTCGTGAACAGACTTTGTTCTTTGTGGTTTATGTATTGATGAGtttcttctattattattgattcatttgtattcatttatcattttatatatttattattattaaattattattattattattattattattattgtaccaaagcactttcctagttggtgggatcctcgctGACCGTGGccataaagttgattctgattctagaTTAAAGAATAAAATATTATGATGTGACGTCTTCTCACACTAGAGGGCGCCAAAGTACACAATACACGCCCTCGTCGCCCTCTGCAGCCGACATAATTCAAGAGGCCGAATTCTGCTAGTTTTGAAAAATACCGTTGACATTAGTGAGGAGtgacaaaatctgtcaaaaGTGGGATTGAGTTAGAAGATACAGCTGCTGTTGTTGGCCGGGATTGTGCTTGGGAGAGTGCGTCTGTTGACACCTGTCCTGTTTGATCCATGCCTCGCAGGTTGTGGTACGATCGGCGGGGCGTCTTCACGCCGAGTCAGCAAAACGCTCTCAAGACTGCCAACCTCGCCAGGATCATCTGCGACAACACTGGCATCACGTCTGTCCCCCGAGATGTTTTCAACGCGGTGTCGAGGAGGAACCCGCGGGTGCAATGTCGTAACATCCCCCGCCTGAACCTGAACCCCTGGAGAGACACGTCCTGCTCAGGTGAGTCTGGTGGAgatcttctctccctccctgaaCTCAGTCCCTCGGATGACTTCATTTATGACCTTTGATCTCGCAGGTGGACTCTGCCCGAACAGTATCGACGAGGTGGGTTCTCACTCTAACTAGCTCTTCTGGATTAAAATTGAAtctacaaaaatgaaaaataataaaagtgattGAACCGCATGTGGAAATTGAGTCATCTATTGTCACGTGCAGATTGTGACAGCTGAGGAGAACCTGTTGACACCAGAACCCAACAGCCTTCCACACAACAAGGTTGGTGACTGTCAGGACCTTTGACATGATGGATCATTAAGATTTAACATCACAATTTGACCATCATGAGATTTACACACACGTGGTGTTCTTTGTCCCGCAGGTGGCGTAGAGCCCCACgctcttgttcaatgctctccacaacCAATTCTCTACCAGCGTTATCAAACTCatgaagcagcaggaagaacACTGAGCCTGCAGCCCCGTCTGGTGGGGCTGAGGAAGTACCTACATTTCAGTGACTCCAGCTGCAGGAAGCACATCACTTTTCTGTAAAATCACAAGACCTCATGAGACTTTCACAGTCACGAATGCCAGTCCCGACAGCTCAGGGAACatcggagagaccagtcagctgcCGCTCACTCTATGCACAgctatttattttgcttcagtttaCAGAGTTTCGAATCTATAATTCAAGCTTCTCTCACACGCTCtttgttcatttgaatttaaaaacatcTTTACCCTGTTACATCCGATCTCATGAAGATTTTTATGTGCTTTGTTAAATGAATGTGGTATTTTTTTACGCGACTCAGACTGCCAGATAAGCAATAGGTTGTGGCCAGTGCCTCATGCCTAACCTGCTTGTTCAAGTGATTTATCACTGCTACAGTTTGCAGcctgtttctgtcatgttttgacTTTGACTGTTTACCTGCTTAATTCTGTCTCGCTCATTGTTTAgctttcaaataaaacattatgAGCTGCAAAGTATTGTTTGGTGTTCTCTTTTTAAAGGAACAGGAAATTCTTCTGTTTAACCAAAACAAGTGTACTTGGATCTTAtaatagaatttaaaaaaaaccctgcattgatgacatttcatttgttttaaattcctttttaaatttcaaGTAAATCTTGAAAGAGTTCAGTTAAAAGTCCTCATCTCAATTCAGGAATGTTAGTACAACTACCGAAACAAAAACCTCACTTTGAGCAAACAGGAAATGTAGAAATTCCCCGTGCGCTGAGCACATGCCTCCCAAATCCACAGACACACCTGCAGTGGCCACCTAAACCGAGAGACGTGCACGTGCCTCTGGTGCTGTCAGTGGAGTGAAGGGCCGTAGACGGTAAACATGGCAGGTACAGATAGGACAGATGGACCGGTCACTTTCTCCACGATGATCTGTGCCTGGCAGGATGAACTTGAATTTGTGAAGGTTCTAGACGCAGGGCCGGACCCAAGTGCtttgttgaaagagtcacaggaggcaggagcgagtcaatacaataatttaatgacaaaatacaaaactgataacagaaggcgtcaccgggagtagaaaacagaaaacaaatccgGAGCGTCACCAAAAGCGGGAAGAGTCTACAagggaatgagtccaaacaaaaagcgtcactgaaccgggagaaagaatccaagaagagtctgtaacaggagagcaaacacacaatgagcaataaaacaaagtaaactatcgagGTCGTCAACACGAACGCACGAGTAGAGAGTAATagagaacagagagaaaaccaagaagccacgcggagcagggagaacaaaggcagTCAGAATATGAGGTTGTATgaatatgtgctccgccctctaacggccttgactattggttaatccacatcgaggcactggcctcggcctgaggcttcgattgattggctctccgcccaggaaggcaccacccaccacgtataactctcccctgctcccgctgctctgctccttttggaactcagcggaaacaggcctgctgggcagccagttagagggctacgcacatattcatagaacctgggttacgagagtaaccatcatttctatttcatatgtgctccgcccactaacggccttcgctattggttgaAAACCACGGCGAAGGCCgtagggattagttcactcccagcatggccttacagaagacctgacagaacaaagaaagaacaaacttcaacgaccagagggtccagccatggtcaaagatccctgaacagacaaaacagtgtgagccaataaagtgtccgtcatgtctctGAGATAATTCTGAGCAAAGGTCGAAGCAgatgaccaagaagcagcttgacagatgtcttccatgGAAGTACCTCCAAAAAGCCAAGCAGATGAGGAAATGGCCCTAgttgaatgagccctgaggccctcCGGGGCCACTGAGCCTTCAGCCTTGTATGCAGCAGAAATGGCCATACAAACCCAGTGGGCAAGGCGCTGCGAAGTGACAACTTGGCCCTTCAGGTTTCCTCCATAGCAGACCAACAGACTATCAGTCAGACGAAAGTCTTTTGTCCTGTCAACATAGCAAGCAAGGGCCCGCACCGGGCACAACCGGAGGTGGGGAATAAAAAgccctcaacatcaggacttGAGACCGATAAGAAGTCGTAATGACCTTTGGTCTGAAAGCCGTGTTTGGAGGAAGAGTCACAGAAGTCTGACTTTCACCATACGACATGCACCGTGAGCTCACCGACACGGCTGTCAAATCGCTCACTCTCTTAGTCGAAGCTAAGGCCAGAAGAAGAGCCGTCTTCAAGGACAGTATATCCAATGAAGCGGCCGCCACCGGTTCGAACGGAGCCTTACAGAGCCCCTCTAGAATCACCCGCAAACTCCAGGGCGGAATTAGGCTCCTCGCCGGAGGCCTAATGCGCCGAGCACCAAGAAGAAACCTCTTAATGATCGGGTGACTCCTCACAGAGACCCGACCAAAGCCCTGGTGCCCCGCCAAGATGGCGGCCGCGAAGACATTGCGTGTGGACACCGCTCGGCCTTTGTCCAACTCCGATGATGTTCCGCTTCTCCCGCTCCTTCAGTCTCATCTTGGCGAGCCGCAGGTTGCGAGCCGCCATTTGGGCGAGAGCGCACATGCGCGCGCCGTCTTCTGGAGGGCCGCTGTCGACACCTGGACCCTCCGGAGTTCGAGTTAGACCCCGCTGGAGTACTCTCGACCTCGTCCACAGCTCCCAGGTCGTCGTCGTCCGGGAACATTTTcaggtggacctcctcctcgtAGAAATGACGCTCATCCTCCTCCGTGACGTCCCCCCAAACCAACTTTGCTGGAGCTGGTTTGGTAGCGGGTTGAGGAGGCTGAGTCGCTGGAAGGGAGGCCGACTCCTGGTCAACTCCCTTCCAGCGTGCTAGGCCCGCCCGCCTGCGGAAGAGCCACACAGGCAGGACACgtgtccagcagtctcaggtgCTCCGGGCCCAAGGAGACAAAGCAGGCATCATGCTTCTCCGACTCACCTATAGAATCAGCacaggacgaacaggaacgctccatgTAAACCCGATGGTTATAGGCTGAGTTCTGAAAGGAGCAGAGcagcgggagcaggggagagttatacgtggtgggtggtgccttcctgggcggagagccaatctatcgaagtctcaggccgaggccagtgcttcgatgtggattaaccaatcgtgaaggccgttagagggcggagcacatgtGAAATAGAAACACCAGGATATAGAAATAGCTAAACAGAAGATAATTTAAATGACGGATAAATGTACGTGAGTAGAGAGGAACAAACGGAGCAAATAACCAGTTGGAGCCAATGAAGcaaacgatctggcacacgttgatggagtccaggtgttcttaagcTGGGGAGATTAGAGGTTGTttggaacaggaagacaggagggagaaagaaaacaggactcacgtgaccaaaataaaagcagaatcatggcACAATCCACTTGAATGAAAATCTTGAAGGCCCACATCCATCACGTCCGCCTCTTTGGAAGTGCTGCCACACAGCCGCTGACCCAGCTCATCAATTGGTTTTCAAACGCTTCGCTCCTTTGGAATAACAGGAACAGTAGAAATAGGGGCagaattaatattattattaaagacCTTAATTTGCTCTACTACCAGATATGATGTTAAGTCTTGCTCCCTCCTCACTTGTAAGTGTTTACGGAAATTAAATGATGAGTGAGAAGAGGTCAAACAGTAACCATTATGCACCAGAACAGttacaaagaagaaaaacacctgG
It contains:
- the LOC128752473 gene encoding eosinophil peroxidase-like; its protein translation is MHLSVLILGICLVAAHASPTEHHGRSLVQRCFEEAKKLVDDAYTYSRAESLRRVRKNVVAPHDVLRFMKQPRGDTRSAVRAADYMEHTLRLLQQRLHRINKRSLNTTDLMTPEDLLRLAKLTGCAARIRDPPCRATQNIDKYRTITSVCNNLQNPRLGASNTPFARWLPAEYDDNISIPKGFTRIKPINNFLLPLVRQVSNNILSTTDQGVESDNEFSHMVTFFGQWNDHDLSFTPFSPSIRSFSNGVNCDESCERTEPCIPIEIPPGDPRGPPGPDNCIPAFRSAPVCGTGFSAYNFGGEPAVREQINALTSFLDLSQVYGSEEKLALSLRNLSSDGGLMLVNSEFRDNGRELLPFHPLQVNMCATRGRITKDTDAREVPCFIAGDSRVDENFALTSIHTLFLREHNRLARQLKRLNPDWESETLYQETRKIMGAYTQVFVFRDYLPHIVGNVAMRRHLGRYPGYDPTVNPSISNVFATAAYRFAHLAIQPMLSRLDQDFKEHPQFSNVPLFMAFFTPWRIVFEGGVDPVLRGLIGSPAKLNTQDHMLVEALRNRLFQFVQHITLDLGSLNMQRGRDHGLPGYNAWRKFCGLSQPKNQEQLGQVLNNSDLARRLLDLYGTPDNIDVWLGGVAEPFVDGGRVGPLFACLIANQFKKIRQGDRLWYDRRGVFTPSQQNALKTANLARIICDNTGITSVPRDVFNAVSRRNPRVQCRNIPRLNLNPWRDTSCSGGLCPNSIDEIVTAEENLLTPEPNSLPHNKVA